The proteins below are encoded in one region of Heliangelus exortis chromosome 22, bHelExo1.hap1, whole genome shotgun sequence:
- the NAIF1 gene encoding nuclear apoptosis-inducing factor 1, with protein MAMASPPAPPAKKRKMNFSEREVEIIVEELERGKHLLINHFNAGVPLAAKAAAWHDILRRVNAVATCHRELPEVKKKWSDLKTEVRRKVAQVRAAMEGGGESQNGNGNGPEGEDPTGSATAPVILTPMQQRICNLLGEATIISLPSGDCTAGDGTEIPITASATTVTLTQIPAETTYHSLEDGVVEYCTTEAPTTVTTEAPLEMMAHQHEVAAKPQELKSRIALNSAKLLQEQRVTNLHVKEIAQHLEQQNDLLQMIRRSQEVQACAQERQAQAMEGTQAALSALIQVLRPMIKDFRRFLQSNTPSPSVTADPGQTGQQDGLIQ; from the exons ATGGCCATGGCGTCGCCCCCGGCGCCCCCAGCCAAGAAGCGGAAGATGAACTTCTCGGAGAGGGAGGTGGAGATCATCGTGGAGGAGCTGGAGCGAGGCAAGCACCTCCTCATCAACCACTTCAACGCAGGGGTGCCCCTGGCCGCCAAGGCCGCCGCCTGGCACGACATCCTGCGCCGCGTCAACGCCGTGGCCACCTGCCACCGGGAGCTGCCCGAGGTCAAGAAGAAGTGGTCGGACCTGAAGACCGAGGTGCGACGGAAAGTGGCCCAGGTCCGGGCTGCCATGGAAGGGGGAGGCGAGAGCCAGAACGGCAACGGGAACGGGCCGGAGGGTGAAGACCCAACGGGGAGTGCGACGGCCCCGGTTATCCTCACCCCCATGCAGCAACGCATCTGCAACCTCCTGGGGGAAGCCACCATCATCAGTTTGCCCAGTGGGGACTGCACTGCAGGTGACGGGACCGAGATCCCCATCACTGCGTCAGCCACCACGGTCACCCTGACCCAGA TTCCAGCAGAGACCACCTACCACAGCCTGGAGGATGGAGTTGTGGAGTACTGCACGACTGAAGCCCCCACCACGGTCACCACGGAGGCACCCCTGGAGATGATGGCCCATCAGCACGAGGTGGCTGCCAAGCCCCAGGAGCTGAAGAGCCGCATTGCTCTGAACTCAGCCAagctcctgcaggagcagcGAGTCACCAACCTGCACGTGAAGGAGATTGCCCAgcacctggagcagcagaacGATTTGCTCCAGATGATCCGTCgctcccaggaggtgcaggcGTGCGCCCAGGAGCGCCAGGCCCAGGCCATGGAGGGGACGCAGGCGGCACTGAGCGCCCTCATCCAGGTCCTGCGCCCCATGATCAAGGATTTCCGTCGGTTTTTGCAGAGCAACACGCCCAGCCCATCAGTCACTGCTGACCCTGGCCAGACGGGGCAGCAGGATGGCCTGATCCAGTGA